Proteins found in one Gardnerella vaginalis ATCC 14018 = JCM 11026 genomic segment:
- a CDS encoding UTP--glucose-1-phosphate uridylyltransferase yields the protein MGDTFELSAAKMREQGMSEIAINQFAHLYDSWINDKSGEFIRENTVEPIKSVPNFHEIYETIDHDKAVNAFAKTAFIKLNGGLGTSMGLSCAKSLLPVRRHKARQMRFIDIIIGQVLTARQRLGVDLPLIFMNSFRTSKDTLQVLKRNRKFSQENIPVEIIQHQEPKLLEETCEPVSYPEDPELEWCPPGHGDIFSTIWESGLLNVLKKNGIEYLFISNSDNLGARPSRTLAQHFENTGASIMIEVAKRTQADRKGGHIVRDLETGRMMLREMTQVHPEDRRSAQSIKKHPYFNTNNIWVRVDALQKKLEEYNGVLPLPVICNRKTIDPTNEKSEKVIQLETAMGAAISLFNDAICVEVDRMRFLPVKTTNDLFIMRSDRFHLTDSYEMEDGNYIFPDIDLDPRYYRNINDFNERFPYSVPALAAAKSVTIRGDWTFGNQVSMFSDAVLEDTGEPSYVPNGEFVGPQGIEPDEWV from the coding sequence ATGGGCGACACTTTTGAATTGTCCGCTGCAAAGATGCGCGAACAAGGTATGAGTGAGATTGCGATTAATCAATTTGCGCATCTTTATGACTCGTGGATTAATGATAAGTCTGGTGAATTTATTCGCGAAAACACTGTAGAGCCTATTAAGAGTGTTCCAAATTTTCACGAAATTTATGAGACTATTGATCATGATAAAGCTGTAAACGCTTTTGCAAAAACAGCGTTTATTAAGCTTAATGGTGGTTTGGGAACGTCTATGGGATTGTCGTGCGCAAAATCTTTGTTGCCTGTCCGTAGGCACAAAGCTCGACAAATGCGATTTATAGATATAATAATCGGTCAGGTTCTTACAGCACGCCAACGCTTAGGTGTTGATTTACCTCTTATTTTTATGAACTCTTTCCGCACATCTAAAGATACATTACAAGTGCTGAAGCGTAATCGTAAATTTTCTCAAGAAAACATTCCTGTTGAAATTATTCAGCATCAAGAACCGAAATTGCTAGAGGAAACCTGTGAGCCAGTTTCTTATCCAGAAGATCCTGAGTTAGAGTGGTGTCCTCCAGGTCATGGAGATATTTTCTCTACAATTTGGGAATCAGGATTGTTAAACGTTTTGAAGAAAAATGGTATTGAATATTTATTTATTTCAAATTCAGATAATTTAGGCGCTAGACCTTCTCGTACTCTTGCTCAGCACTTTGAAAACACGGGTGCTTCAATAATGATTGAGGTTGCTAAGCGTACTCAAGCCGATCGTAAAGGTGGTCATATTGTTAGAGATCTCGAAACTGGAAGAATGATGCTTCGAGAAATGACTCAAGTTCATCCAGAAGATCGAAGAAGTGCTCAAAGTATTAAGAAACATCCCTATTTTAATACAAATAATATTTGGGTTCGCGTTGACGCATTACAAAAAAAGTTGGAAGAATACAATGGAGTTCTTCCTCTTCCTGTGATTTGCAATAGAAAAACTATTGATCCTACAAATGAAAAAAGCGAGAAAGTTATTCAGCTGGAAACTGCGATGGGTGCTGCAATTTCGCTTTTTAATGATGCTATTTGTGTAGAAGTAGATAGAATGAGATTCTTGCCTGTCAAGACAACTAATGATTTGTTTATAATGCGTTCAGACAGATTCCATCTTACTGATTCTTATGAGATGGAGGATGGCAACTACATATTCCCAGATATTGATCTCGATCCTCGTTATTATCGAAATATCAATGATTTCAACGAAAGATTCCCTTATTCGGTGCCTGCTTTAGCTGCTGCAAAGTCAGTTACTATTCGTGGTGATTGGACATTTGGTAATCAGGTTTCTATGTTCTCCGATGCTGTTTTAGAAGATACTGGAGAGCCAAGCTACGTTCCAAATGGGGAATTTGTTGGGCCTCAGGGTATTGAACCAGATGAATGGGTGTAA
- a CDS encoding glutamate ABC transporter substrate-binding protein, producing MKYLHNIALKCKRYKLGLRHTYRAILSMICALCCVLPLSACSKNSRNDVIRIGIKFDQPGLGFKKSGTYVGFDVDVAKYVAKKLGYSEDRIVWKESPSKQREAMLQNGDVDMIVATYSITDARKNTVSFAGPYFIAGQDLLVRKDEHKVSGPDDLDGKRLCSVTGSTSAIVIKEKYSSKVQLMQQPGYAECATALFSGIVDAVTTDDIILAGLATASRGRLKLVSKPFTEEHYGIGIKKGNTKLAKRINNALKDMIKNGSWKRALDDNMRGTGFKPNAKYNPPVTNEGEE from the coding sequence ATGAAATATTTACACAATATTGCGCTTAAGTGTAAGCGTTACAAACTGGGATTAAGACATACATATCGCGCAATTTTATCTATGATTTGCGCATTGTGCTGCGTTCTACCACTTAGCGCTTGCAGTAAAAATAGTCGCAACGATGTAATACGCATTGGCATTAAGTTTGATCAGCCTGGTCTTGGCTTTAAAAAGTCTGGAACTTACGTTGGTTTTGATGTAGACGTTGCAAAGTACGTTGCCAAAAAGTTGGGTTACTCCGAAGATAGGATTGTTTGGAAGGAATCGCCTTCAAAACAGCGTGAAGCAATGCTTCAAAATGGCGATGTAGATATGATTGTTGCAACATATTCTATAACAGATGCTAGAAAAAACACTGTTTCTTTTGCTGGACCATACTTTATTGCAGGTCAAGATTTATTAGTTCGCAAAGACGAGCATAAAGTAAGCGGTCCAGACGATTTAGACGGAAAGCGTTTATGCTCAGTAACTGGTTCTACGTCTGCAATAGTTATTAAAGAGAAGTACTCTTCAAAAGTTCAACTTATGCAACAGCCTGGCTATGCAGAATGTGCAACAGCATTATTCTCTGGAATCGTAGACGCTGTTACAACAGACGATATTATTCTCGCTGGTCTTGCTACAGCATCTAGAGGCAGACTAAAGCTTGTTAGTAAGCCATTTACTGAAGAGCACTACGGCATTGGCATTAAAAAAGGAAACACTAAGCTAGCTAAGCGCATTAATAATGCTCTTAAAGACATGATTAAAAATGGTTCATGGAAAAGAGCTTTAGACGATAACATGCGCGGAACTGGTTTTAAGCCAAACGCAAAGTATAATCCGCCAGTAACAAATGAGGGGGAGGAGTAA
- a CDS encoding amino acid ABC transporter permease has protein sequence MAKKQEKSLLFDAPGPKALKKIRIANIVACVVFALIVIALLLRLSNPPEGENQLSWDLWNPAVESEAWTDFYLPGLWMTLKASLLAVVGSIVFGLLFGLLRLLPNLFLRSISAVVVEFCRAVPVLLLMIFLWRGFAFAGISGASYWAVVLSLILYNGSVVAELVRSGVGNLPNGQREASLALGLSQYQSLTQIEMPQAIIAMLPAAVTQLVVVLKDTALGSIIMYTDLLQESRRLGSMYFNILQTLTVAAVVYFLICWALSWFAEWLPSKLSSRTAAPTEPEPVAPIAIMDPSNVNQIAVAKEVKELPYGGTPRKYHVHHRGTNASIHHWRRTRYLQGYDEHHLETGDENLDDSQNTNQDKNNKKHD, from the coding sequence ATGGCAAAAAAACAAGAAAAATCTCTGTTATTTGATGCGCCTGGGCCTAAGGCTTTAAAAAAGATTCGCATTGCAAATATTGTTGCGTGCGTTGTGTTTGCACTTATTGTTATTGCTTTGCTTTTAAGACTTAGCAATCCTCCCGAAGGCGAAAATCAGCTTTCGTGGGATTTGTGGAATCCAGCTGTGGAATCGGAAGCGTGGACTGATTTTTATCTTCCAGGATTGTGGATGACTCTTAAAGCTTCACTTCTTGCCGTTGTGGGATCGATAGTTTTTGGACTTTTATTTGGTCTTTTAAGACTATTGCCTAACCTGTTTCTTCGCAGCATTTCTGCCGTTGTAGTTGAGTTTTGCCGCGCTGTGCCAGTGCTTTTGCTTATGATCTTCCTTTGGCGAGGATTTGCGTTTGCTGGAATAAGTGGCGCGTCTTACTGGGCCGTTGTGTTGTCTTTGATCTTGTACAACGGTTCCGTTGTTGCAGAGCTAGTTCGATCTGGCGTTGGAAATCTTCCTAACGGTCAGCGTGAAGCGTCTTTGGCACTTGGACTATCTCAATATCAGTCTTTAACACAAATCGAAATGCCACAAGCTATCATCGCAATGCTCCCAGCAGCAGTAACTCAGCTTGTTGTTGTGTTAAAAGACACTGCATTAGGTTCCATCATTATGTACACTGATTTGCTCCAAGAATCTAGACGACTTGGATCAATGTACTTTAACATTTTGCAAACTTTGACTGTTGCTGCAGTTGTGTACTTCTTGATTTGCTGGGCGCTTTCTTGGTTTGCTGAATGGCTCCCATCAAAGCTTAGTAGCAGAACGGCAGCTCCGACTGAACCAGAACCTGTTGCGCCAATCGCAATTATGGATCCTTCTAACGTGAATCAGATTGCTGTTGCTAAGGAAGTTAAAGAGCTTCCGTACGGTGGAACTCCTAGAAAGTACCACGTGCATCACCGCGGTACAAACGCTTCTATTCACCATTGGCGTCGTACTCGTTACTTGCAAGGCTACGATGAGCATCATCTAGAAACTGGTGACGAGAATTTAGATGATAGTCAAAATACTAACCAAGATAAAAATAATAAAAAGCATGATTAA
- a CDS encoding helix-turn-helix transcriptional regulator, which yields MAEGSNGRRRFSDKWGKHELDVLAVLSSAFPQWLTSRQIAQRVKAYADSYGELADQAAKAAFAKQFQRDRAKLAAMGIAIESRQPEYSSKSEGQDFASYRLQLGDEPRVRIRFEQEELPVLAAANYLARSMSISSSESRKVEQQHSSASRTAPRVPQTPIPGLGLDSIAPGLGTQTIPDALVKVIDSRRFAATVDVDGEHLNVAYTDSDDLAMFVLEHPGSCVVSPQEAVDAFHRRLNAATEFVSCDEDYVEQDDLSQNSSDDNQDLSDSEPDKSRQKKASFQTGSEVDRRLRLMLFLSAHLGEEFPLDELAVRFIGKPKSEDELRRFVAILHKDINTLTTVSDDGEMAGSQFFDIDWSLLEAEGIVSATNSLGLERLAGVSQQYMSMLTASVNYLAHSPLLPVEQRDQAKALYMRLRRHVRPGETPWLSLTGYEVEPRNCSIVRSAINAGALIDMEYTDGAGRTRRKVVAPSKIFVDEGVYYVAVWTDVENQAPEDKRSLVAKDTSINKANGLPRIWQVLRVARIEHAEVITPVCPVEIPDVPISELRKWSFDNGTQTCFITDEPDLNFLKSLSGATVEPCGSGVKVHLTVCSDSWFVAFCIAHARHIKAVSPETLRTMIIARAQRELSVDHSDSPIVEN from the coding sequence ATGGCAGAAGGAAGTAACGGAAGACGTCGTTTTTCCGATAAGTGGGGCAAACATGAGCTAGATGTGCTAGCGGTGTTGTCTTCCGCATTTCCACAATGGCTGACTTCGCGTCAGATTGCACAACGAGTTAAAGCTTATGCTGATTCATATGGAGAGCTTGCTGATCAGGCTGCTAAGGCAGCTTTTGCCAAGCAGTTCCAAAGGGATCGTGCAAAACTTGCGGCTATGGGAATTGCAATTGAGTCACGACAGCCAGAATATTCTTCCAAATCCGAAGGGCAAGATTTTGCATCTTATAGATTGCAGCTTGGCGATGAGCCAAGAGTTCGTATACGTTTCGAGCAAGAAGAACTTCCTGTTTTGGCTGCTGCCAATTATTTGGCTAGGTCTATGTCCATTTCTTCTTCTGAATCTCGTAAAGTTGAGCAACAGCATTCTTCTGCGTCTCGCACAGCTCCAAGAGTTCCTCAAACTCCTATACCTGGACTAGGTCTTGATTCTATCGCTCCAGGTTTAGGAACTCAGACAATTCCAGATGCATTAGTTAAGGTTATTGATTCACGTAGATTCGCCGCAACAGTTGATGTTGATGGCGAGCATTTGAATGTTGCTTATACTGATTCAGATGATTTAGCGATGTTCGTTCTTGAACATCCAGGTTCTTGTGTTGTAAGTCCACAAGAAGCAGTAGATGCATTCCATCGTAGACTTAATGCTGCAACGGAATTTGTGTCTTGCGATGAAGATTATGTTGAGCAAGACGATTTATCGCAAAATAGCTCTGACGATAATCAGGATTTGTCTGACTCTGAGCCAGACAAATCACGCCAAAAGAAAGCATCTTTCCAAACTGGCAGTGAGGTTGATCGCAGACTTCGATTAATGCTCTTCCTTTCTGCACATCTTGGTGAAGAGTTCCCATTGGATGAGCTTGCTGTTAGATTTATAGGAAAGCCAAAGAGTGAAGACGAACTTCGTAGATTTGTTGCTATTTTGCACAAAGATATCAATACTCTTACGACTGTATCTGATGATGGAGAGATGGCTGGTAGTCAGTTCTTCGATATTGATTGGTCTTTGCTAGAAGCTGAAGGAATTGTTTCTGCAACAAATTCATTAGGGCTTGAGCGTTTGGCTGGTGTTTCTCAACAGTATATGAGCATGTTGACCGCATCAGTTAATTATCTTGCTCATTCTCCGCTTCTTCCTGTTGAACAGAGAGACCAGGCTAAGGCTTTGTATATGCGTTTGCGTAGGCATGTGCGTCCAGGTGAAACTCCTTGGCTGAGCCTTACTGGTTATGAAGTAGAGCCTAGAAACTGTTCTATAGTTCGTAGCGCTATTAATGCTGGTGCTCTAATTGACATGGAGTATACGGACGGAGCTGGCAGAACTCGTAGGAAAGTTGTTGCACCTTCTAAGATTTTTGTTGATGAAGGCGTTTATTACGTTGCAGTTTGGACTGATGTTGAAAATCAGGCTCCAGAAGATAAACGTAGTCTAGTTGCGAAGGATACTTCTATCAATAAGGCAAATGGTTTGCCTAGAATTTGGCAAGTTCTTCGCGTTGCTCGCATTGAGCATGCAGAGGTAATTACGCCTGTTTGCCCTGTAGAAATTCCAGATGTTCCTATTAGCGAACTTCGTAAGTGGAGTTTTGACAATGGTACGCAAACATGCTTTATCACTGATGAACCTGATTTAAACTTCTTAAAGAGTCTTTCAGGTGCTACGGTTGAGCCTTGTGGGAGTGGGGTTAAAGTTCATTTGACTGTTTGCTCAGATTCTTGGTTTGTTGCTTTCTGTATTGCGCATGCCCGTCATATTAAAGCTGTTTCTCCAGAAACTTTGCGTACTATGATTATTGCTCGTGCTCAACGTGAATTGAGTGTTGATCATAGCGATTCTCCTATTGTGGAGAATTAA
- a CDS encoding ABC transporter permease subunit (The N-terminal region of this protein, as described by TIGR01726, is a three transmembrane segment that identifies a subfamily of ABC transporter permease subunits, which specificities that include histidine, arginine, glutamine, glutamate, L-cystine (sic), the opines (in Agrobacterium) octopine and nopaline, etc.) produces the protein MQDFVQLFTSYNIPGAFLVNIEITLWSVLFSTILGVILVMMRICPIHSLRIIASAYVEFFKNMPLTIIMVFMVLGVYAQLKLGFSTVFSVNFFWLAIAGLSFYTAAFVCESLRSGLNTVPLGQAEACRALGLNFFQSAFNVILPQTFCGSVAPLGNTFIALLKNSTVAAAASVATETSTLMSEMIERHADLIVPIFLIFACGYIVLIIPIGIFTTYLSNKLAVRR, from the coding sequence ATGCAAGACTTTGTGCAATTATTTACTTCATACAATATTCCAGGAGCATTCTTGGTGAATATTGAAATCACATTGTGGAGCGTGCTTTTTTCAACGATTCTTGGTGTGATTCTAGTTATGATGAGGATTTGCCCAATTCATTCGCTTCGAATTATTGCAAGCGCATACGTTGAGTTCTTTAAGAATATGCCTCTAACAATAATCATGGTATTTATGGTTCTTGGCGTGTATGCTCAGCTAAAGCTCGGTTTTTCAACTGTTTTTAGCGTAAACTTCTTCTGGCTTGCAATTGCTGGCTTGAGTTTCTACACTGCAGCTTTTGTTTGCGAATCCTTAAGATCTGGTTTAAATACCGTACCTTTGGGTCAGGCAGAAGCATGTAGAGCGCTTGGACTTAACTTCTTCCAATCGGCTTTTAATGTGATTTTGCCTCAAACATTTTGCGGATCTGTAGCACCTCTTGGAAACACTTTTATTGCGTTGCTTAAAAATTCCACTGTTGCTGCAGCTGCATCTGTTGCAACTGAAACATCTACTCTTATGAGTGAGATGATTGAAAGGCATGCAGATTTGATTGTTCCAATCTTTTTGATTTTTGCGTGCGGATACATTGTGTTGATTATTCCAATCGGTATTTTCACAACTTATTTGTCTAATAAGCTTGCGGTTAGAAGGTGA
- a CDS encoding DEAD/DEAH box helicase, giving the protein MSKTSYRKKKKNDILVDSNDYKNDSEIPLSPAERFNLFKQTIEHSRTMAAKFEQSLSFDLDDFQAEAIDALENGDNVLVAAPTGAGKTVVADFAVFLGVNRGVKTFYTTPIKALSNQKYHDFCEVYGIDRVGLLTGDTSVNPEADIVVMTTEVLRNMLYERSITLKSLGFVVLDEVHYLADKFRGAVWEEVIIHLPQSVKIIGLSATVSNVEDFSAWISSVRGETHLVVDEHRPVPLERHVIIQKDGRTEPELLNLYDVDKNGNSTNHVNLALTRKITQWENASLRRKASYRNVNKRFSKGKFSKNKFSNRYDNSSKSNRGEVAVRHTPKRWAVIDELDYLDMLPGIYFIFSRSGCDQAVQQCLNAGLSLTSDEEMYEIRRIVDSMIAENKLSKSDLKALRFERFRYALEQGFAAHHAGMIAIFRHIVEALFERGLIKVIFATETLALGLNMPARSVVVEKLVKFDGTGHVPLTPGEFTQLTGRAGRRGIDDIGHAVLIDNPDFDPSKAASLSSKRVYPLHSSFVPTFNMAVNLLNNSDVKTARITLSSSFAQWEANASAQRLLSRIEDLKEAINGYEQAFHCTQGDFSEFMTLRMRLKDAQHDQRRKLKHTIFASEVERAKAFKELDKTIDTLRNEERNHPCAGCPDIQEHLHWGYYWAREMRELNQVKDRYNSRTGSVARCFDSICEVLCRLDYLKNTNDALVLTDKGQLLRRLYNELDVVFAQSICEGIFNNLTPIQLLSCLSALVYESRGPAGGEPRRYPGGLNAPVFNTVLKMKELFIRISDMCLNNHLDALRPLDFGAIDMIYDWAQGADLLDILQNTDITGGDFVRFAKRLIDLLNQLAVASEYLKILPNVDDSLAHNAYEAAKLINRGVVAYCDV; this is encoded by the coding sequence ATGTCTAAGACGTCATATCGCAAGAAAAAGAAAAATGATATTCTTGTTGATTCAAACGATTACAAGAATGATTCTGAAATTCCTTTATCTCCAGCTGAACGGTTTAATTTGTTTAAGCAAACTATTGAGCACTCTCGAACTATGGCTGCAAAATTTGAACAATCTTTAAGTTTTGATTTAGATGATTTTCAAGCAGAAGCAATTGATGCACTGGAAAATGGAGATAATGTTCTTGTGGCAGCTCCTACTGGAGCAGGTAAAACTGTTGTTGCTGATTTTGCTGTTTTTCTAGGCGTAAATCGTGGAGTTAAAACATTTTACACAACTCCTATTAAGGCTTTAAGTAATCAAAAATATCATGATTTTTGTGAAGTTTATGGAATAGATAGAGTTGGACTTTTAACTGGAGATACTTCGGTTAATCCAGAGGCTGATATTGTTGTTATGACTACAGAAGTTTTACGCAATATGCTTTATGAACGTTCAATTACTCTTAAATCTCTTGGATTTGTTGTTTTAGATGAGGTTCATTATCTTGCAGATAAGTTCAGGGGTGCTGTGTGGGAAGAAGTTATTATTCATCTTCCTCAGAGCGTTAAGATTATTGGTCTTTCTGCAACTGTTTCTAATGTGGAAGATTTTAGTGCATGGATTTCTTCTGTGCGCGGAGAAACACATTTGGTTGTAGATGAGCATCGTCCTGTTCCACTTGAAAGACATGTTATTATCCAAAAGGATGGACGCACAGAGCCTGAATTACTTAACTTATATGATGTTGATAAAAATGGTAATAGCACCAATCATGTAAATCTTGCTTTAACAAGAAAAATCACTCAATGGGAGAATGCCTCTTTACGACGTAAAGCATCTTATCGTAATGTAAATAAACGTTTTAGCAAAGGCAAGTTTTCTAAGAATAAGTTTTCTAACAGATATGATAATTCATCTAAAAGTAATAGGGGAGAAGTTGCTGTTAGACACACCCCTAAAAGGTGGGCTGTTATAGATGAGCTTGATTATCTTGATATGCTACCAGGAATATATTTTATTTTTTCTCGTTCAGGATGCGATCAGGCTGTTCAACAATGTTTAAACGCTGGATTATCTCTTACTAGCGATGAAGAAATGTATGAAATCCGCAGAATAGTTGATTCTATGATTGCGGAAAATAAGCTAAGCAAAAGCGATTTAAAGGCACTTAGATTTGAGCGTTTTAGGTATGCTCTTGAACAAGGTTTTGCAGCTCATCACGCTGGTATGATTGCTATTTTTCGCCATATTGTAGAAGCGCTTTTTGAACGCGGTCTTATTAAGGTTATTTTTGCTACAGAAACTCTTGCTTTAGGTTTAAATATGCCTGCGAGAAGTGTTGTTGTTGAAAAACTTGTTAAATTTGATGGTACAGGTCATGTTCCGCTAACTCCTGGTGAGTTCACACAACTTACTGGTCGCGCTGGCAGACGTGGCATAGATGATATTGGTCATGCAGTGTTAATTGACAATCCTGATTTTGATCCTTCTAAGGCTGCATCCTTGTCTAGTAAACGTGTGTATCCTCTTCATTCTAGCTTTGTTCCTACATTCAACATGGCTGTTAATCTTCTAAATAATAGTGATGTTAAAACTGCTCGCATAACTCTAAGCAGTTCTTTTGCTCAATGGGAAGCCAATGCTTCTGCTCAAAGGCTTTTAAGTCGTATTGAGGATCTTAAAGAAGCTATTAACGGCTACGAACAAGCATTTCATTGCACTCAAGGTGATTTTTCTGAGTTTATGACTCTTAGAATGCGTCTTAAAGATGCTCAACATGATCAGCGCAGAAAACTTAAGCACACAATATTTGCTAGTGAAGTTGAACGTGCTAAAGCTTTTAAAGAATTAGATAAAACTATCGATACCTTACGCAACGAGGAGCGTAACCATCCTTGTGCAGGATGCCCAGATATTCAAGAACATTTACACTGGGGTTATTATTGGGCTCGAGAAATGCGTGAACTAAATCAGGTTAAGGATCGCTATAATTCTCGTACTGGCTCAGTTGCAAGATGTTTTGATAGTATTTGTGAAGTACTTTGTAGATTAGATTATTTAAAAAATACGAACGATGCTTTAGTGTTAACAGACAAGGGTCAGTTGCTTCGTAGACTTTACAACGAGCTTGATGTTGTTTTTGCTCAATCAATTTGTGAAGGAATTTTTAATAATCTAACTCCTATTCAATTATTGTCTTGTTTATCTGCATTAGTGTATGAATCTAGGGGTCCTGCTGGGGGAGAGCCGCGTAGGTATCCTGGAGGATTAAATGCGCCTGTATTCAATACAGTTTTAAAGATGAAAGAATTATTTATTCGTATAAGTGATATGTGCTTGAATAATCATCTTGATGCTTTAAGACCTCTTGATTTTGGTGCAATTGATATGATTTATGATTGGGCTCAAGGTGCTGATTTACTTGACATATTGCAAAATACTGACATAACTGGTGGTGATTTTGTCAGATTTGCAAAAAGACTTATTGACTTACTTAATCAACTTGCTGTTGCTAGCGAATATTTGAAAATATTGCCTAACGTAGATGATTCTTTAGCTCACAATGCTTATGAAGCAGCTAAACTTATTAATCGCGGGGTAGTTGCTTATTGTGATGTTTGA
- a CDS encoding amino acid ABC transporter ATP-binding protein gives MDTKLNNTKKVAQPLVELSHVEKHYGKLHVLKDINLTVNKGEVLVIIGPSGSGKSTMCRTINRLETIDSGDIRIDGKPLPQEGKELAALRAEVGMVFQSFNLFANKTILENVTLAPIKVRHMEQQEAESLAMDLLARVGVDNQANKMPSQLSGGQQQRVAIARALAMHPKVMLFDEPTSALDPEMVNEVLDVMVELAKEGMTMICVTHEMGFARKAADKIVFMADGRILEQNTPEEFFENPKTDRAKDFLSKILTH, from the coding sequence ATGGATACTAAATTAAACAACACAAAAAAAGTAGCACAGCCGTTGGTGGAACTTAGCCATGTTGAAAAACACTACGGTAAGCTTCACGTTTTAAAAGATATTAACTTGACTGTTAATAAAGGCGAAGTGCTTGTTATTATTGGACCTTCTGGTTCTGGCAAGTCAACAATGTGCAGGACGATTAATCGTCTTGAAACTATTGACTCTGGAGACATTCGCATTGATGGTAAGCCTCTTCCTCAAGAGGGAAAAGAACTTGCCGCATTGCGTGCAGAAGTAGGAATGGTGTTCCAGTCTTTTAATCTTTTTGCAAACAAGACGATTCTAGAAAACGTTACGCTTGCTCCTATTAAGGTTCGTCATATGGAGCAGCAAGAAGCAGAAAGTTTGGCAATGGATCTTCTTGCTAGAGTTGGTGTTGATAATCAAGCTAATAAAATGCCTTCTCAGCTTTCTGGAGGTCAGCAGCAGCGAGTGGCAATTGCTCGCGCGCTTGCAATGCATCCAAAGGTTATGCTTTTTGATGAGCCTACATCTGCGCTTGATCCAGAAATGGTTAACGAAGTTCTTGATGTTATGGTTGAGCTTGCAAAAGAAGGAATGACCATGATTTGCGTTACTCACGAGATGGGTTTTGCACGTAAAGCTGCAGACAAAATCGTGTTTATGGCAGATGGCAGAATTCTTGAGCAAAATACACCAGAAGAGTTCTTTGAAAATCCAAAGACAGACAGAGCAAAAGACTTCCTTTCAAAGATTTTGACTCATTAA